The proteins below are encoded in one region of Danio rerio strain Tuebingen ecotype United States chromosome 14, GRCz12tu, whole genome shotgun sequence:
- the hnrnpa0a gene encoding heterogeneous nuclear ribonucleoprotein A0a produces MTAQMENQLCKLFVGGLNVQTTDDGLRNHFEQYGKLTDCVVVQNQQLKRSRCFGFVTYSSPDEADSAMSARPHILDGNNVELKRAVAREDAGKPEALAKVKKIFIGGLKDDIEEDHLRDCFSQFGAVEKAEVITDKETGKKRGFGFVYFEDNDSADKAVVLKFHIINGHKVEVKKALTKQEMQAAGSRGGGRGGRGGGRGMGRPQNGYGGRGGGYGNYGGGGYGGNDGYGGGYGGGYGGGYGGGYGDQMEGYGGGNGYNDFGSGYGQQSSGYGPMKGNYSGRSNAPYSRGGGGGGYGRGGYGGSY; encoded by the coding sequence ATGACGGCTCAAATGGAAAACCAGCTTTGCAAGCTATTTGTCGGCGGTCTTAACGTCCAGACTACCGACGATGGGCTGCGAAACCATTTCGAGCAGTACGGCAAGCTCACGGACTGCGTGGTGGTGCAGAACCAACAATTGAAGCGCTCGCGTTGCTTCGGTTTTGTGACCTACTCGAGTCCGGACGAGGCGGACTCCGCCATGTCGGCCCGACCTCACATTCTAGATGGCAATAACGTGGAGCTGAAAAGGGCTGTGGCCCGAGAAGACGCGGGCAAGCCCGAGGCTCTCGCAAAGGTAAAAAAGATCTTCATCGGCGGTCTAAAAGACGATATCGAAGAGGATCACCTCCGTGACTGTTTCTCGCAGTTCGGCGCGGTGGAGAAGGCGGAGGTGATCACGGACAAAGAGACCGGCAAGAAGCGAGGCTTCGGCTTTGTCTATTTCGAAGATAACGACTCGGCCGACAAAGCCGTGGTGCTCAAGTTCCACATCATTAACGGTCATAAAGTCGAGGTAAAGAAAGCCCTCACCAAGCAGGAGATGCAAGCTGCCGGTAGCCGCGGCGGTGGTCGTGGCGGCCGAGGAGGCGGAAGGGGGATGGGCAGACCGCAGAACGGCTACGGCGGGCGCGGCGGAGGATACGGCAACTACGGTGGCGGCGGCTATGGGGGCAACGACGGCTACGGTGGTGGCTATGGAGGCGGATACGGTGGCGGGTATGGGGGAGGCTACGGGGACCAAATGGAAGGCTACGGCGGTGGTAACGGCTACAATGACTTTGGCAGCGGCTATGGCCAGCAGTCCTCTGGCTATGGCCCAATGAAAGGTAATTACTCGGGCAGAAGCAACGCTCCTTACTCCcgaggtggtggtggtggtggttacGGCAGGGGGGGTTACGGAGGCTCGTATTAA
- the klhl3 gene encoding kelch-like protein 3 isoform X1, which yields MDYDGFGVPCPVPSLDSQDDAKDPGLHTFSHTHMRKAFLLMNDLRSRKMLCDVLLVAGEVEIPAHRVVLASCSPYFCAMFTGDMSESKANHVEIRDVDGQTLLKLVDYIYSAEIEVSEENVQVLLPAASLLQLMDVRQVCCDFLQTQLHPTNCLGIRAFADLHACTVLLSQAHAYAEQHFTDVMVGEEFMALSLQQVCSLISSDKLTVSTEEKVFEAMVAWIKHDKEARLEHMPKLMEHVRLPLLSRDYLVQIVEEEPLIKNNNTCKDFLIEAMKYHLLPADQRHLIKTDRTRPRTPISLPKVMMVVGGQAPKAIRSVECYDFQEDRWYQVADLPSRRCRAGVVYMAGKVYAVGGFNGSLRVRTVDVYDGLKDQWSSIPSMQERRSTLGAAVLGDLLYAVGGFDGSTGLSSVEAYNPKANEWMFVAPMNTRRSSVGVGVVDGKLYAVGGYDGASRQCLSTVEEFNPVSNKWCYVSDMSTRRSGAGVGVLSGQLYAAGGHDGPLVRKSVEVYDPTTNTWRQVCDMNMCRRNAGVCAINGLLYVIGGDDGSCNLSSVEYYDPAADKWSLIPTNMSNGRSYAGLFPSHNLYAPPIS from the exons ATGGACTATGACGG ATTTGGAGTCCCTTGTCCTGTGCCTAGTTTGGACTCTCAGGACGATGCCAAAGATCCAGGGCTGCACACCTTCAGTCACACACACATGAGGAAAGCCTTTCTGCTCATGAATGACTTGAGAAG TCGGAAGATGCTCTGTGATGTTTTGTTGGTGGCAGGCGAAGTGGAAATCCCAGCACACAGAGTAGTTTTAGCATCCTGCAGCCCTTACTTCTGCGCCATGTTCACAG GTGACATGAGTGAAAGCAAAGCTAATCATGTCGAAATCAGGGATGTTGACGGACAGACGCTCTTGAAGCTGGTGGATTATATTTACTCTGCTGAGATAGAAGTGTCTGAAGAAAACGTTCAG GTGTTGCTGCCAGCTGCCAGTCTGCTGCAGTTGATGGATGTTCGACAGGTTTGCTGTGACTTCCTGCAGACACAGCTTCATCCCACCAACTGCTTGGGCATCCGAGCATTCGCTGACCTTCACGCCTGCACAGTACTTCTCAGCCAGGCCCACGCTTATGCCG AGCAGCACTTCACAGACGTCATGGTTGGCGAGGAGTTTATGGCCCTGTCCTTACAGCAGGTGTGCAGTCTGATCTCTAGTGACAAACTGACTGTGTCAACTGAAGAGAAG GTTTTTGAGGCCATGGTTGCCTGGATAAAGCACGATAAAGAGGCCCGTTTAGAGCACATGCCAAAACTCATGGAGCATGTTCGACTTCCCTTACTGTCCAGAGATTACTTGGTTCAG ATTGTGGAGGAGGAacctttaataaaaaacaacaatacttGTAAGGACTTTCTCATTGAGGCGATGAAGTACCACCTTTTACCTGCAGACCAGCGGCACCTTATAAAGACTGACAGAACAAGACCACGCACACCAATCAGCCTGCCCAAG GTAATGATGGTGGTAGGGGGTCAAGCACCTAAGGCCATCCGCAGTGTGGAGTGTTATGACTTTCAAGAGGACCGCTGGTACCAGGTGGCCGACTTACCATCCAGACGCTGTCGAGCAG GTGTGGTGTATATGGCCGGTAAGGTGTATGCTGTGGGGGGATTTAACGGCTCTCTGCGAGTGCGGACGGTTGATGTGTACGATGGACTAAAAGATCAGTGGAGCTCCATTCCCAGCATGCAAGAGCGCCGCAGCACTTTAGGAGCAGCAGTACTGGGGGACCTGCTGTACGCTGTCGGAGGCTTTGATGGGAGTACAG GGCTTTCATCAGTGGAGGCGTACAATCCCAAAGCTAACGAGTGGATGTTTGTGGCTCCCATGAACACCAGGCGTAGCAGTGTCGGGGTGGGCGTAGTTGACG GAAAGCTATATGCTGTTGGAGGATATGATGGAGCATCTAGGCAGTGTTTGAGTACTGTAGAAGAGTTTAACCCAGTCAGTAATAAGTGGTGTTATGTGTCAGACATGAGCACTAGACGCAGTGGAGCTG GTGTTGGAGTGCTCAGTGGACAGCTGTATGCTGCAGGTGGGCATGATGGGCCTCTGGTGAGGAAGAGTGTAGAGGTCTATGATCCCACAACAAACACCTGGAGACAGGTGTGTGACATGAACATGTGTCGAAGGAATGCAG GAGTGTGTGCCATAAACGGTTTACTGTATGTGATTGGAGGGGACGATGGGTCGTGTAACCTGTCCTCTGTTGAATACTAcgaccctgctgctgataaatgGAGTCTCATCCCCACCAACATGAGCAACGGCCGTAGTTACGCAGGTCTGTTTCCTTCTCACAACCTCTATGCTCCACCGATCAGCTAA
- the klhl3 gene encoding kelch-like protein 3, which translates to MDYDGFGVPCPVPSLDSQDDAKDPGLHTFSHTHMRKAFLLMNDLRSRKMLCDVLLVAGEVEIPAHRVVLASCSPYFCAMFTGDMSESKANHVEIRDVDGQTLLKLVDYIYSAEIEVSEENVQVLLPAASLLQLMDVRQVCCDFLQTQLHPTNCLGIRAFADLHACTVLLSQAHAYAEQHFTDVMVGEEFMALSLQQVCSLISSDKLTVSTEEKVFEAMVAWIKHDKEARLEHMPKLMEHVRLPLLSRDYLVQIVEEEPLIKNNNTCKDFLIEAMKYHLLPADQRHLIKTDRTRPRTPISLPKVMMVVGGQAPKAIRSVECYDFQEDRWYQVADLPSRRCRAGVVYMAGKVYAVGGFNGSLRVRTVDVYDGLKDQWSSIPSMQERRSTLGAAVLGDLLYAVGGFDGSTGLSSVEAYNPKANEWMFVAPMNTRRSSVGVGVVDGKLYAVGGYDGASRQCLSTVEEFNPVSNKWCYVSDMSTRRSGAGVGVLSGQLYAAGGHDGPLVRKSVEVYDPTTNTWRQVCDMNMCRRNAGVCAINGLLYVIGGDDGSCNLSSVEYYDPAADKWSLIPTNMSNGRSYAGVSVIDKPL; encoded by the exons ATGGACTATGACGG ATTTGGAGTCCCTTGTCCTGTGCCTAGTTTGGACTCTCAGGACGATGCCAAAGATCCAGGGCTGCACACCTTCAGTCACACACACATGAGGAAAGCCTTTCTGCTCATGAATGACTTGAGAAG TCGGAAGATGCTCTGTGATGTTTTGTTGGTGGCAGGCGAAGTGGAAATCCCAGCACACAGAGTAGTTTTAGCATCCTGCAGCCCTTACTTCTGCGCCATGTTCACAG GTGACATGAGTGAAAGCAAAGCTAATCATGTCGAAATCAGGGATGTTGACGGACAGACGCTCTTGAAGCTGGTGGATTATATTTACTCTGCTGAGATAGAAGTGTCTGAAGAAAACGTTCAG GTGTTGCTGCCAGCTGCCAGTCTGCTGCAGTTGATGGATGTTCGACAGGTTTGCTGTGACTTCCTGCAGACACAGCTTCATCCCACCAACTGCTTGGGCATCCGAGCATTCGCTGACCTTCACGCCTGCACAGTACTTCTCAGCCAGGCCCACGCTTATGCCG AGCAGCACTTCACAGACGTCATGGTTGGCGAGGAGTTTATGGCCCTGTCCTTACAGCAGGTGTGCAGTCTGATCTCTAGTGACAAACTGACTGTGTCAACTGAAGAGAAG GTTTTTGAGGCCATGGTTGCCTGGATAAAGCACGATAAAGAGGCCCGTTTAGAGCACATGCCAAAACTCATGGAGCATGTTCGACTTCCCTTACTGTCCAGAGATTACTTGGTTCAG ATTGTGGAGGAGGAacctttaataaaaaacaacaatacttGTAAGGACTTTCTCATTGAGGCGATGAAGTACCACCTTTTACCTGCAGACCAGCGGCACCTTATAAAGACTGACAGAACAAGACCACGCACACCAATCAGCCTGCCCAAG GTAATGATGGTGGTAGGGGGTCAAGCACCTAAGGCCATCCGCAGTGTGGAGTGTTATGACTTTCAAGAGGACCGCTGGTACCAGGTGGCCGACTTACCATCCAGACGCTGTCGAGCAG GTGTGGTGTATATGGCCGGTAAGGTGTATGCTGTGGGGGGATTTAACGGCTCTCTGCGAGTGCGGACGGTTGATGTGTACGATGGACTAAAAGATCAGTGGAGCTCCATTCCCAGCATGCAAGAGCGCCGCAGCACTTTAGGAGCAGCAGTACTGGGGGACCTGCTGTACGCTGTCGGAGGCTTTGATGGGAGTACAG GGCTTTCATCAGTGGAGGCGTACAATCCCAAAGCTAACGAGTGGATGTTTGTGGCTCCCATGAACACCAGGCGTAGCAGTGTCGGGGTGGGCGTAGTTGACG GAAAGCTATATGCTGTTGGAGGATATGATGGAGCATCTAGGCAGTGTTTGAGTACTGTAGAAGAGTTTAACCCAGTCAGTAATAAGTGGTGTTATGTGTCAGACATGAGCACTAGACGCAGTGGAGCTG GTGTTGGAGTGCTCAGTGGACAGCTGTATGCTGCAGGTGGGCATGATGGGCCTCTGGTGAGGAAGAGTGTAGAGGTCTATGATCCCACAACAAACACCTGGAGACAGGTGTGTGACATGAACATGTGTCGAAGGAATGCAG GAGTGTGTGCCATAAACGGTTTACTGTATGTGATTGGAGGGGACGATGGGTCGTGTAACCTGTCCTCTGTTGAATACTAcgaccctgctgctgataaatgGAGTCTCATCCCCACCAACATGAGCAACGGCCGTAGTTACGCAG GGGTGTCAGTTATTGACAAGCCATTATGA